Proteins encoded by one window of Engraulis encrasicolus isolate BLACKSEA-1 chromosome 23, IST_EnEncr_1.0, whole genome shotgun sequence:
- the LOC134439662 gene encoding uncharacterized protein LOC134439662 gives MSEPRRKNDGAYFSLDPKTMNELMKKEEEERNRQAEERMMKVKKQRETLRSSAGGVPHISDTRIVLLGSRVTGKSSCGNTILGRQAFQTAGRTAECVKREGETAGRHITVVEAPGWWANYTVEKTPERDKREIVLSGSLCPPGPHALLLVINVNESFTETYRRAVQEHLELLGERVWSHTIVLFTIGDWLGDTSIEQHIESGGEALQWVVEKCGNRYHVLDNKKSDGGQVTELLEKIEEMVTVNSGHHFGFDNNMLITLTEKKKEEKRGAEQRKMKVQKQRETFRSSPGGIPHISDMRIVLLGNRTAGKSSCGNTILGRQEFQTPGRTAECVKREGETAGRHITVVEAPGWWANYTVEETPERDKQEIVLSVSLCPPGPHALLLVISVSKSFIEKDRRAVQEHLELLGERVWSHTIVLFTIGEWLGGTSIEQHIESGGEALQWVVEKCGNRYHVLDNKKSDVGQVTELLENIEEMVTVNSGHHFGFDNNMMITLTEKKKEEKRRAEQRQMKVQKQRETLRLSAGGVPHISDMRIVLLGYRTAGKSSCGNTILGRQEFQTAGRTAECVKRERETAGRHITVVEAPGWYSNYTVEKTPERDKREIALSGSLCPPGPHALLLVIRVDTSFPETFRRGVQEHLELLGEGVWSHTVVLFTCGDCLGDTSIEQHIESGGEALQWVVEKCGNMYHVLDKRKSDGGQVTELLEKIEEMVTVNSGENSIGDRPNFSGVIPDDLSREDSSYESARSAVKPEITKPFKQLKTTAQNVAGCDGDWSMDNRPNFSGVIPDDLLREDSAYKSARSAVKPEITKPFKQLKTTQQMVAGNDGDRSADSGRPMFSEVNPDDFSRVDSAYGSASDVLKPLKRRRIAPSSQSSGVGAAEAEESRGDAEVTMVMGPPNTREDRGGVTGVTAKQQRSSLKTAGFKAKGPFVDISTITYDATKCIGRGSYGVVYRGSYQGTPAAVKVIATGPNPTLTNEVNIPWRLSHPNIVRMIAVSKSESQILIANEYIHGANLQQVLHTDTQIKLQQEDKLFVALDLAMAVEYIHGKRVIHQDLKPANIMVAAENKKAYLTDWGLANLMETVSMSTGGSHMGGFCGAFGGTPQYMAPECLIECNDCSTRSDMWSLGITLLEMFTDSKPWTYSKRQELRKLLCNKNVPQAMSKLQPALHDIVTPLLQYNPESRMNAKDLTALLKTRVDLTKRYGHGW, from the exons GAGGTGTTCCCCACATCTCAGACACgaggattgtgctgctgggaTCCAGAGTTACAGGGAAGAGTTCAtgtggaaacaccatcctgggcagacaggCGTTCCAGACTGCAGGaagaacagctgagtgtgtgaagagagaaggagaaacagcaggCAGACACATCACTGTAGTGGAGGCTCCAGGATGGTGGGCAAACTACACTGTAGAGAAAACTCCTGAACGTGATAAACGAGAGATTGTCCTCAGTGggtctctgtgtcctccaggaccccatgcTCTACTCCTGGTCATTAATGTGAATGAGTCATTCACAGAGACATACAGAAGAGCAGTGCAGGAACACCTGGAGCTCCTTGGTGAGAGAGTCTGGAGCCACACTATAGTGCTGTTCACCATAGGGGACTGGCTGGGAGACACAagcattgagcagcacattgagagtggaggagaggctctgcagtgggttgtagagaaatgtgggaacaggtaccATGTTTTAGACAACAAGAAGAGTGATGGTggccaggtgacagagctgctggagaagatagaagagatggtgacGGTGAACAGTGGTCATCACTTTGGCTTTGATAACAACATGCTGATTacactgacagagaagaagaaggaagaaaagagaggagcagagcagaggaagatgaaggtgcagaaacagagagagactttCAGATCATCACCAG GAGGTATTCCCCACATCTCAGACATgaggattgtgctgctgggaAACAGAACTGCAGGGAAGAGTTCAtgtggaaacaccatcctgggcagacaggagttTCAGACTCCAGGaagaacagctgagtgtgtgaagagagaaggagaaacagcaggCAGACACATCACTGTAGTGGAGGCTCCAGGATGGTGGGCAAACTACACTGTAGAGGAAACTCCTGAACGTGATAAACAAGAGATTGtcctcagtgtgtctctgtgtcctccaggaccccatgcTCTACTCCTGGTCATTAGTGTGAGTAAGTCATtcatagagaaagacagaagagcaGTGCAGGAACACCTGGAGCTCCTTGGTGAGAGAGTCTGGAGCCACACTATAGTGCTGTTCACCATAGGGGAGTGGCTTGGAGGCACAAGCATAgagcagcacattgagagtggaggagaggccctgcagtgggttgtagagaaatgtgggaacaggtaccATGTTTTAGACAATAAGAAGAGTGATGTTggccaggtgacagagctgctggagaatATAGAAGAGATGGTGACGGTGAACAGTGGTCATCACTTTGGCTTCGATAACAACATGATGATTACACTgacggagaagaagaaggaagaaaagagaagagcagagcagaggcagatGAAggtgcagaaacagagagagactctcAGATTATCAGCAG GAGGTGTTCCACACATCTCGGACATgaggattgtgctgctgggaTACAGAACTGCAGGGAAGAGTTCAtgtggaaacaccatcctgggcagacaggagttCCAGACTGCAGGgagaacagctgagtgtgtgaagagagaaagagaaacagcagGTAGACACATCACTGTAGTGGAGGCGCCAGGATGGTATTCGAACTACACTGTAGAGAAAACTCCTGAACGTGATAAACGAGAGATTGCCCTCAGTGggtctctgtgtcctccaggaccccatgcTCTACTCTTGGTCATTAGGGTGGATACGTCATTCCCAGAGACATTCAGAAGAGGAGTGCAGGAACACCTGGAGCTCCTGGGTGAGGGAGTCTGGAGCCACACTGTAGTGCTGTTCACCTGTGGGGACTGCCTGGGAGACACAagcattgagcagcacattgagagtggaggagaggctctgcagtgggttgtagagaaatgtgggaacatgtatCATGTTTTAGACAAGAGGAAGAGTGATGGTggccaggtgacagagctgctggagaagatagaagagatggtgacGGTGAACAGTGGAGAGAACAGTATTGGTGACCGTCCTAATT TCTCTGGTGTCATTCCTGATGACTTGTCAAGAGAGGACTCTTCATATGAATCTGCCAGATCAGCAGTCAAGCCAGAGATTACAAAGCCCTTTAAGCAGCTGAAAACTACAGCACAGAATGTGGCAGGATGTGATGGGGATTGGAGTATGGATAATCGTCCCAACT TCTCTGGTGTCATTCCTGATGACTTGCTTAGAGAGGATTCTGCATATAAATCTGCCAGATCAGCAGTCAAGCCAGAGATTACAAAGCCCTTTAAGCAGCTGAAAACTACACAACAGATGGTGGCAGGAAATGATGGAGATAGGAGTGCTGATAGTGGTCGTCCCATGT TCAGTGAGGTCAATCCTGATGATTTCTCCAGAGTTGATTCTGCATATGGCTCTGCATCCGATGTGTTGAAGCCCCTTAAGCGGCGCAGGATAGCTCCCTCCAGTCAGAGCTCTGGGGTTGGTGCTGctgaggcagaggagagcagaggagatgctgAGGTAACCATGGTGATGGGTCCACCAAACACTAGAGAGGATCGAGGAGGGGTCACAGGGGTCACAGCAAAACAACAGAGGTCATCCTTAAAGACTGCAG GCTTCAAAGCGAAAGGTCCCTTTGTGGATATTTCCACAATAACGTATGATGCCACTAAATGCATCGGGCGTGGCTCCTATGGAGTAGTTTACAGAGGATCATACCAGGGAACTCCTGCTGCAGTGAAGGTCATAGCAACAGGACCCAATCCAACGTTGACAAATGAAGTCAATATTCCCTG GCGTTTGTCCCATCCCAACATTGTGCGTATGATAGCTGTGTCCAAAAGTGAAAGCCAGATCCTCATTGCTAATGAGTACATCCACGGTGCCAACCTGCAACAGGTTCTTCACACAGACACCCAGATTAAG TTGCAGCAAGAGGATAAGCTGTTTGTGGCCTTAGATCTGGCCATGGCTGTTGAGTACATACATGGGAAACGCGTCATCCATCAGGACTTGAAGCCAGCAAATATAATG GTTGCTGCAGAGAACAAGAAGGCCTACCTGACTGACTGGGGCTTGGCAAACCTGATGGAAACGGTCTCCATGTCAACAGGAGGCAGTCACATGGGGGGTTTCTGTGGTGCATTTGGAGGGACTCCACAATACATGGCCCCAGAGTGTCTCATAGAGTGCAATGACTGCAGCACCAGGTCTGACATGTGGTCTCTTGGCATCACTCTTCTGGAGATGTTCACAGACTCCAAGCCGTGGACATACAGCAAAAGGCAAGAGCTGCGTAAGCTTCTTTGTAATAAAAATGTTCCCCAGGCCATGTCTAAACTACAGCCAGCGCTCCATGACATTGTGACACCACTGCTACAGTACAATCCTGAGTCTCGTATGAATGCCAAAGATCTGACAGCATTGTTGAAGACAAGAGTTGATCTCACCAAAAGATATGGCCATGGATGGTAG